In the genome of Rhizobium rhizogenes, one region contains:
- a CDS encoding DUF1127 domain-containing protein: MRTAERRMELELASSRQNDTLRRVAVLFAFRVKTFLQRIYNRIVANGLTELDDRLLADIGLARSDVRDALNTGLLEDPTAHLTRAARNRAVTRFKTV, from the coding sequence ATGCGCACGGCAGAACGGAGAATGGAACTGGAACTCGCAAGCTCCCGGCAGAACGATACGCTGCGTCGTGTCGCTGTCCTCTTTGCTTTCCGCGTCAAAACGTTCTTGCAGCGCATCTACAACCGTATCGTGGCCAATGGCCTCACGGAACTTGATGACCGCCTTCTGGCCGATATCGGTCTGGCGCGCTCGGACGTGAGGGATGCACTCAATACCGGCCTGCTCGAGGATCCGACCGCTCATCTGACCCGTGCCGCACGCAACCGCGCGGTGACCCGGTTCAAGACCGTTTAA
- a CDS encoding glutamate--cysteine ligase encodes MARDTTDQTPLSSVTELTDYLAGGCKAEADFRIGTEHEKFAFFREDNSPVPYYGDASISALLTGMQAKLGWEPIMDGENIIGLGEQHGMGAISIEPGGQFELSGAPLENLHQTCKESNQHLATLREVAEPMGIRFLGIGGSPLWSYDETPRMPKSRYAIMTRYMPKVGTKGLDMMYRTCTIQVNLDFSSEADMRRKMRVSMKLQSLATALFASSPFTEGKPNGLLSWRGDIWRDTDNRRSGVLPFTFEEDFGFKDYVEWALDVPMYFIVRDGKYHDCTHVTFRQFMNGALKGEIADWQPTMGDWTNHLSTLFPDVRLKRFLEMRGADGGPWRRICALPAFWVGLLYDDEALTAADTLTAGWSFDEVIALRDAVPAKGLTAEIAGKPLLGIAREVLDISRTGLKNRNRLNGEGQDETVFLSSLDEVLAKKTTLAEDMLALYNGRWGGSVLPVFEEYQY; translated from the coding sequence ATGGCACGCGACACGACCGACCAGACCCCCCTCTCCTCCGTTACGGAGCTTACAGATTATCTGGCGGGCGGTTGCAAGGCTGAAGCCGATTTCCGCATCGGCACCGAACACGAAAAATTCGCCTTCTTCCGGGAGGACAACAGCCCGGTTCCCTATTACGGCGATGCCAGCATTTCCGCGCTTTTGACGGGCATGCAGGCAAAGCTCGGCTGGGAGCCGATCATGGACGGTGAAAACATCATCGGTCTTGGCGAACAGCATGGCATGGGCGCCATCTCCATCGAGCCCGGCGGCCAGTTCGAGCTTTCTGGCGCGCCTCTGGAAAACCTGCACCAGACCTGCAAGGAATCCAATCAGCATCTGGCGACGCTGCGCGAAGTGGCCGAACCGATGGGTATCCGTTTCCTCGGCATCGGCGGCAGCCCGCTGTGGAGCTACGACGAAACGCCGCGCATGCCGAAGTCGCGCTATGCGATCATGACACGCTACATGCCGAAGGTCGGGACCAAGGGTCTCGATATGATGTACCGCACCTGTACGATCCAGGTTAATCTCGACTTCTCCTCCGAAGCGGATATGCGCCGCAAGATGCGCGTTTCCATGAAGCTGCAATCGCTGGCGACAGCGCTCTTCGCCTCTTCGCCCTTCACCGAAGGCAAGCCGAACGGCCTGCTTTCCTGGCGTGGCGATATCTGGCGCGATACGGACAACCGTCGCTCGGGCGTGCTGCCTTTCACCTTCGAGGAGGACTTCGGCTTCAAGGACTATGTGGAATGGGCGCTCGACGTGCCGATGTATTTCATCGTGCGCGACGGCAAATATCACGATTGCACCCATGTCACCTTCCGGCAATTCATGAACGGCGCGCTGAAGGGTGAAATCGCCGACTGGCAGCCGACCATGGGCGACTGGACGAACCATCTTTCCACACTGTTCCCCGATGTGCGCCTGAAGCGCTTTCTCGAAATGCGAGGCGCCGATGGCGGCCCGTGGCGGCGTATCTGCGCCCTGCCCGCCTTCTGGGTCGGCCTTCTCTATGATGACGAGGCGCTTACCGCTGCCGATACGCTGACCGCCGGCTGGAGCTTCGATGAAGTCATCGCCCTTCGCGATGCCGTGCCGGCCAAGGGTCTCACCGCTGAGATCGCCGGCAAACCGCTTCTCGGCATTGCCCGCGAGGTGCTCGATATTTCCCGCACCGGCCTCAAAAACCGCAACCGGCTGAATGGCGAAGGCCAGGACGAAACCGTGTTCCTGTCTTCGCTGGACGAAGTGCTGGCGAAGAAGACCACGCTCGCCGAAGACATGCTGGCGCTTTATAACGGACGCTGGGGCGGTTCGGTGCTGCCGGTGTTCGAGGAATACCAGTACTGA
- a CDS encoding 16S rRNA (uracil(1498)-N(3))-methyltransferase, whose amino-acid sequence MRANFRMQRLFLEATLAAGVAQEATGEQFNYLANVLRMADGAEILLFNGRDGEWKAKLSFPSRKKIVLIPLEQTRPQPDAPDLHYLFAPLKVGRMDYLVQKAVEMGAGLLQPVMTQHVQGKIHNTEKLRANAIEAAEQCGILSLPEVAEPVKLKELLETWPHDRRIIYCDEGDAGQNPLPILQAVTERKIALLVGPEGGFSEEERELLRSLAFVTPIPLGPRILRADTAAVAALAVIQAAIGDWN is encoded by the coding sequence ATGCGCGCAAATTTCCGGATGCAACGACTGTTCCTTGAAGCCACTCTCGCAGCCGGCGTGGCGCAGGAGGCCACAGGCGAACAGTTCAACTACCTCGCCAATGTGCTGCGCATGGCCGATGGTGCCGAAATCCTGCTGTTCAACGGCCGCGATGGCGAATGGAAAGCGAAACTCTCCTTTCCAAGCCGCAAGAAGATCGTGCTCATTCCCCTCGAGCAGACACGGCCGCAGCCGGACGCGCCGGATCTGCACTATCTATTCGCGCCGCTGAAGGTCGGGCGGATGGACTATCTGGTGCAGAAGGCGGTGGAGATGGGGGCTGGCCTGTTGCAGCCGGTGATGACGCAGCATGTTCAGGGCAAGATCCACAATACCGAAAAGCTGCGCGCCAATGCCATCGAGGCGGCCGAACAATGCGGCATTCTGTCTCTGCCAGAAGTGGCCGAACCGGTGAAACTGAAAGAGCTGCTCGAAACCTGGCCGCATGACCGGCGCATCATCTATTGCGACGAGGGCGATGCGGGACAAAATCCGCTGCCGATCCTGCAAGCCGTCACGGAGCGCAAAATCGCCCTGCTGGTCGGCCCGGAAGGCGGATTTTCCGAGGAAGAGCGGGAACTTCTGCGCAGCCTTGCCTTCGTCACCCCCATTCCGCTTGGGCCTCGCATCCTGAGAGCCGATACGGCCGCCGTCGCCGCGCTGGCCGTCATTCAGGCGGCCATCGGCGACTGGAATTGA
- a CDS encoding inorganic phosphate transporter: MAIKPPSNMKPTLDKDLDKITRVEEATLHVTQQLAGLGAGFMFVVLAAIFAGVFVTGTAGSVIIIAAVAIGAYMAINIGANDVTNNVGPAVGAKAMPLAAALIIAAICEIAGALITGGNVVETISSGIINIETIPDRTAFSWAMLSALLAAGLLVNISTWTRAPISTTHTVVGGVAGAGLAAYGIGAIDWLSLGSIAFAWVLAPFISAAIAIVILAFIKECIIYREDKIESARLWVPVLIGLMAGVFAAYLIWVGLRQLMHVSLGHASIIGLVTGLVAWRLCVPIIRKQSEGLENRNQSLRILFQWPLVLAAGLMSFAHGANDVSNAIGPVVAIVRALHDEAVGTSARAPLWVMLVGAFGLSCGILLYGPRLIRLVGEQITKLNPMRAFCVSVATALTVLVASRFGLPVSTTHTAIGAVFGVGFFREWYTQASRRRQELVSAGTGQTRRTNRYADNPSEVRRRYLVRRSHFMTIIAAWLVTVPASATLAALLYWLMSFLFL, translated from the coding sequence ATGGCAATAAAACCGCCATCGAACATGAAGCCGACACTCGACAAGGACCTCGACAAGATCACCCGTGTCGAGGAGGCGACGCTGCACGTCACGCAGCAGCTTGCCGGCCTTGGCGCGGGATTCATGTTCGTTGTCCTGGCGGCGATATTCGCCGGTGTCTTCGTCACCGGCACCGCAGGCTCGGTCATCATCATCGCCGCTGTCGCCATTGGCGCCTATATGGCGATCAATATCGGCGCGAACGACGTGACGAACAATGTCGGCCCGGCGGTCGGCGCCAAGGCCATGCCGCTCGCCGCCGCGCTCATCATCGCCGCGATCTGCGAAATCGCAGGGGCGCTGATTACCGGCGGCAACGTCGTGGAGACCATTTCCAGCGGCATCATCAATATCGAGACCATTCCCGACAGGACTGCATTTTCCTGGGCAATGTTATCAGCGCTTCTGGCCGCCGGCCTTCTCGTCAATATCTCGACATGGACGAGAGCGCCGATCTCCACCACCCATACGGTGGTCGGCGGCGTTGCGGGCGCGGGCCTTGCGGCCTATGGCATCGGCGCGATCGACTGGCTGTCGCTTGGCAGCATCGCCTTTGCATGGGTGCTTGCGCCCTTCATCAGTGCCGCCATCGCCATCGTCATTCTGGCCTTCATCAAGGAATGCATCATCTATCGCGAGGACAAGATCGAATCCGCGCGTCTGTGGGTGCCTGTTCTCATCGGCCTGATGGCGGGGGTTTTCGCCGCCTATCTCATCTGGGTCGGACTGCGGCAGCTCATGCATGTGTCGCTTGGCCATGCCAGTATCATCGGGCTCGTGACCGGCCTCGTCGCCTGGCGGCTCTGCGTGCCGATCATTCGCAAACAATCCGAAGGTCTGGAGAACCGTAACCAGTCGCTTCGCATCCTGTTCCAGTGGCCGCTCGTCCTTGCCGCCGGATTGATGTCCTTCGCTCACGGGGCAAATGACGTCTCAAACGCCATCGGCCCCGTGGTGGCGATCGTGCGGGCCCTGCATGACGAGGCGGTGGGAACTTCGGCACGCGCACCGCTATGGGTTATGCTGGTCGGCGCTTTCGGGCTTTCCTGCGGTATTCTCCTCTATGGCCCACGCCTTATCCGCCTTGTCGGCGAGCAGATCACCAAGCTCAATCCGATGCGCGCCTTCTGCGTTTCCGTGGCGACCGCGCTCACCGTTCTCGTGGCCTCGCGCTTCGGCCTGCCGGTCAGCACCACCCACACGGCAATCGGCGCGGTGTTCGGCGTCGGTTTCTTCCGCGAATGGTACACGCAGGCGTCGCGGCGGCGGCAGGAACTCGTCAGTGCCGGCACCGGCCAGACCCGAAGGACAAACAGATACGCCGACAATCCTTCCGAAGTGCGCCGCCGTTATCTCGTCCGACGGTCCCACTTCATGACGATCATCGCCGCCTGGCTGGTCACCGTTCCGGCAAGCGCTACACTTGCAGCGCTGCTCTACTGGCTCATGTCCTTCCTCTTTCTGTGA
- a CDS encoding NUDIX hydrolase encodes MLRRPPRQQYAALCYRLSKKNPAPEVLLLTSRDTGRWVIPKGWPMGGKKAHAVAEQEAYEEAGVKGTVEKAPFGFYEYEKKLNSGINVPCRVQVHLLEVSEMQDSFPEKDSRRLEWVSPQEANRRVNEPELKALMLAFDKRMAHSK; translated from the coding sequence ATGTTGCGCAGACCGCCGCGACAGCAATATGCGGCGCTGTGCTATCGGTTGTCCAAAAAAAATCCGGCGCCGGAAGTCCTGTTGCTGACCAGCAGGGACACGGGACGATGGGTCATTCCCAAAGGCTGGCCGATGGGCGGCAAGAAGGCCCATGCGGTGGCCGAACAGGAAGCCTATGAGGAAGCCGGTGTCAAAGGCACGGTGGAGAAGGCTCCCTTCGGCTTTTACGAATACGAAAAAAAGCTGAACAGCGGCATCAACGTGCCGTGCAGGGTTCAGGTGCATCTGCTCGAAGTCTCGGAAATGCAGGACAGCTTTCCCGAAAAGGACTCCAGACGGCTGGAATGGGTCAGCCCCCAGGAAGCGAACAGGCGGGTCAACGAACCGGAGCTGAAGGCGCTGATGCTCGCTTTCGACAAGCGGATGGCGCATTCGAAATAG
- a CDS encoding HAD-IIB family hydrolase has translation MRPLRLFSTDLDGTVVGDNDATRRFRDFWHALPEERRPLLVFNSGRLVDDQLALLEEVPLPRPDYIIGGVGTMLHAKEHSELEGAYSHSLGTGFNPLRIADVMTGRPGVTMQEERYQHGLKSSWFLHDADEKALADIENALRAADIDARIVYSSGRDLDILPKAADKGAALAWLCGQLRIGLDESVVAGDTGNDRAMFELSGVRGVIVGNALRELVSLADGNSRLFLSDATEADGVVEGLRHWGLRPL, from the coding sequence TTGAGGCCGCTTCGCCTCTTTTCCACCGATCTCGACGGAACCGTCGTCGGCGATAATGACGCGACGCGCCGGTTTCGCGATTTCTGGCACGCCTTGCCGGAAGAGCGTCGCCCGCTTCTCGTCTTCAACAGTGGCAGGCTGGTCGATGACCAGCTTGCGCTGCTCGAAGAGGTGCCGTTGCCGCGGCCCGACTATATCATCGGCGGCGTCGGAACCATGCTGCATGCGAAAGAGCACAGCGAACTGGAAGGTGCCTACAGCCACTCGCTCGGCACCGGTTTCAACCCGCTGAGGATTGCCGATGTCATGACCGGCCGGCCGGGCGTGACGATGCAGGAGGAGCGCTACCAGCATGGCCTCAAATCCAGCTGGTTTCTGCATGACGCCGATGAAAAGGCGCTTGCCGACATTGAAAACGCTCTGCGGGCAGCAGATATCGATGCCCGCATCGTCTATTCCAGCGGCCGCGACCTCGACATATTGCCGAAGGCCGCCGACAAGGGCGCGGCGCTCGCATGGTTATGTGGACAACTGCGTATCGGCCTCGACGAATCGGTCGTCGCGGGCGATACTGGCAATGATCGGGCGATGTTCGAATTAAGCGGCGTTCGCGGCGTGATCGTTGGCAATGCCCTGCGGGAACTGGTGTCCCTGGCAGACGGCAATAGCCGGCTTTTCCTCTCGGACGCAACGGAAGCGGATGGCGTGGTCGAAGGTCTCCGCCATTGGGGATTGCGCCCCCTCTAG
- a CDS encoding glycosyltransferase family 1 protein produces the protein MGPMTTTSETERYPRIALISTHGYVAAHPPLGAADTGGQVVYVLELARKLGQLGYTVDLYTRRFEDQPEFDEVDERVRVVRIPCGGRDFIPKEYLHRHLMEWCENALRFIKKNDLNYSFINSHYWDAGVAGQRLSEALKIPHLHTPHSLGIWKKRQMETDYPEKADTFELEFNFRERIQHELIIYRSCDMVIATTPVQLDVLIEDYGLKRKHIHMIPPGYDDNRFFPVSDATRQMIRQRFGFEGKVVLALGRLATNKGYDLLIDGFSVLAEREPEARLHLAVGGENMDEQETTILNQLKERVQALGLEDKVAFSGYVADEDLPDMYRAADLFVLSSRYEPFGMTAIEAMASGTPTVVTIHGGLFRAVSYGRHALFADPFDKEDLGITMMKPFKHERLYGRLSRMGAHKARSLFTWTGIAQQLLALVEGRTMMPVLEESDWAEPWNDGD, from the coding sequence ATGGGACCCATGACGACCACGAGCGAAACTGAACGCTATCCGCGGATAGCTCTCATATCGACGCATGGCTATGTCGCCGCGCACCCGCCACTTGGCGCGGCGGACACCGGGGGACAGGTGGTTTATGTTCTTGAGCTTGCACGCAAACTCGGCCAGCTCGGTTATACTGTCGATCTTTACACCCGCCGCTTCGAAGACCAGCCGGAATTCGACGAGGTTGACGAGCGCGTCCGCGTGGTGCGCATTCCCTGCGGCGGGCGCGATTTCATTCCAAAGGAATATCTGCACCGGCACCTGATGGAATGGTGCGAAAATGCGCTGCGTTTCATCAAGAAAAACGATCTGAATTATTCTTTCATCAACAGCCATTACTGGGATGCTGGCGTGGCCGGGCAGCGGCTGTCCGAAGCGCTGAAAATCCCGCATCTGCACACGCCGCATTCGCTCGGCATCTGGAAAAAGCGCCAGATGGAGACCGATTACCCGGAAAAGGCCGATACGTTCGAACTGGAATTCAACTTCAGGGAACGCATCCAGCACGAGCTGATCATCTATCGCAGCTGCGACATGGTGATCGCCACAACGCCGGTGCAGCTGGACGTGCTGATCGAGGATTACGGCCTCAAGCGCAAGCACATCCACATGATCCCGCCGGGTTACGACGACAACCGTTTCTTCCCGGTCTCTGATGCGACACGGCAGATGATCCGGCAGCGTTTCGGCTTTGAGGGCAAGGTGGTGCTGGCGCTTGGGCGGCTTGCCACCAACAAGGGGTACGACCTGCTGATCGACGGCTTTTCCGTTCTGGCGGAGCGCGAACCGGAAGCGCGACTGCATCTGGCCGTCGGCGGCGAGAACATGGACGAGCAGGAAACCACCATCCTCAACCAGTTGAAGGAGCGGGTGCAGGCACTCGGTCTGGAAGACAAGGTGGCATTTTCGGGTTACGTCGCGGACGAGGACCTGCCGGACATGTATCGCGCCGCCGATCTCTTCGTGCTTTCGAGCCGTTACGAGCCCTTCGGCATGACCGCGATCGAGGCGATGGCGAGCGGCACGCCGACCGTTGTTACCATCCATGGCGGACTGTTCCGGGCCGTGAGCTATGGCCGCCACGCGCTGTTTGCCGATCCTTTCGACAAGGAAGACCTCGGCATCACCATGATGAAGCCTTTCAAGCACGAGCGGCTTTACGGACGGCTTTCCCGCATGGGCGCACACAAGGCGCGCAGCCTGTTCACCTGGACGGGCATTGCGCAGCAGCTTCTCGCCCTTGTGGAAGGCAGGACCATGATGCCGGTTCTGGAAGAATCGGACTGGGCCGAACCGTGGAATGACGGCGATTGA
- a CDS encoding FadR/GntR family transcriptional regulator, whose translation MDETLFARIEHSRTSQEVILRFEELILDGILRDGDRLPGERELAQRLDVSRPILREALKELETRGLLVSRHGGGTYVADIVGPVFSDPLSALITRHSRATRDFLEYRRYIEGMTAELAAQRTTEPDRRNLAAIVDRMLEAHEAGRFEEELAGDVEFHNAIGEAAHNIVLMHTLRSCYRLLSDDIFYNRHLIFTVAGAHDEVLRQHIAIHDAIAAGDPVRARAAAEAHIDFIVETTSKAHQAREWDRISRLRQQQRST comes from the coding sequence ATGGACGAAACCCTTTTTGCGCGCATCGAGCATAGCCGCACATCGCAGGAGGTGATCCTGCGCTTCGAGGAACTGATCCTCGACGGTATATTGCGCGATGGCGACCGGCTGCCGGGCGAGCGCGAACTGGCGCAACGGCTCGATGTCTCGCGGCCGATCCTGCGGGAAGCGCTGAAGGAGCTTGAAACCCGTGGCCTTCTCGTGAGCCGGCATGGCGGCGGCACCTATGTCGCCGATATTGTCGGCCCGGTCTTTTCCGATCCCCTGAGCGCGCTGATCACCCGCCACAGCCGGGCGACGCGGGATTTCCTCGAATATCGCCGTTATATCGAAGGCATGACCGCCGAACTTGCCGCGCAGCGGACGACGGAACCGGACAGGCGCAACCTTGCCGCCATCGTCGACAGGATGCTTGAGGCGCATGAGGCGGGCCGTTTCGAAGAGGAGCTTGCGGGCGATGTGGAATTTCACAACGCCATCGGCGAGGCGGCGCATAATATCGTGCTGATGCACACGCTGCGCTCCTGCTACCGGCTTCTGAGCGACGATATCTTCTACAATCGCCATCTCATCTTCACCGTTGCCGGCGCCCATGACGAGGTGCTGAGACAGCATATCGCCATCCACGATGCCATTGCCGCCGGCGATCCGGTACGGGCAAGAGCGGCGGCGGAGGCCCATATCGACTTCATCGTGGAAACGACATCCAAGGCGCATCAGGCGCGGGAATGGGACCGGATTTCGCGCCTGAGGCAGCAGCAGCGCAGCACCTGA
- a CDS encoding DUF3422 family protein — MAKGRFAFASAPERSLALGEVHARPTVLLAPSRIIIQLAFMMDGGSAVHHSVIAEMSRSRGVAPPERDARHHAMPWGQGTLRWERHTEFSTWFWDGPAPEKFGGEIAGDPFGDGFSPPGSLISGVRLEIHQDNALAARAETMFEPTSLCHSDLRDGQAAILTDFRQDRDGLTQILVIDRGLSDYSRGALVQRLLDIETYRTLAMLGLPMAQTLSPEIRRIEDGLTGITQRMKNGARDEADALLAEMTRLAAELEANAALSLYRFGASRAYDGIVRERIRALAETPVHGHETMGSFLERRMAPAMRTCQSVEERQANLSRKLYRATALVRSWIDVELERQNTVLLNTMNKRAAMQLRLQQTVEGLSVAAISYYVVGLIGYLTKAISHDVLPVDPAVVTGISVPFAVLGVWWVVRRIRRSHAEGGH, encoded by the coding sequence ATGGCCAAGGGTAGATTTGCTTTTGCAAGCGCGCCGGAAAGGTCGCTGGCTCTGGGCGAGGTGCATGCGCGCCCCACGGTGCTGCTCGCACCGTCGCGCATCATCATCCAGCTTGCCTTCATGATGGATGGCGGCTCCGCCGTGCATCACTCCGTCATCGCGGAAATGTCGCGCAGCCGCGGTGTCGCGCCGCCGGAACGCGACGCCCGCCACCATGCCATGCCCTGGGGGCAGGGCACGCTGCGCTGGGAGCGGCACACGGAATTTTCCACCTGGTTCTGGGACGGGCCGGCGCCGGAAAAATTCGGCGGCGAGATTGCCGGCGACCCGTTCGGCGACGGCTTTTCGCCGCCTGGCTCGCTGATCTCGGGCGTGCGGCTGGAAATCCATCAGGATAACGCGCTCGCGGCGCGAGCCGAGACGATGTTCGAGCCGACCAGCCTCTGTCACAGCGACCTGCGCGACGGGCAGGCGGCGATCCTCACCGATTTCCGTCAGGATCGCGACGGGCTGACACAGATTCTGGTGATCGACCGCGGTTTGAGCGATTACAGCCGCGGCGCGCTGGTACAGCGGCTTCTCGATATCGAGACCTACCGCACGCTTGCCATGCTCGGCCTGCCGATGGCGCAGACGCTGTCGCCGGAAATCCGCCGCATCGAGGATGGCCTGACCGGCATCACCCAGCGCATGAAAAACGGTGCGCGTGACGAGGCCGATGCGCTGCTGGCCGAAATGACAAGGCTTGCGGCCGAACTGGAAGCCAATGCCGCGCTCAGCCTTTATCGTTTCGGCGCCAGCCGCGCCTATGACGGCATCGTGCGTGAACGTATCCGGGCGCTCGCGGAAACCCCGGTGCACGGGCACGAAACCATGGGCAGCTTTCTGGAGCGGCGCATGGCGCCCGCCATGCGCACCTGCCAGTCGGTGGAAGAGCGGCAGGCGAACCTCTCGCGCAAGCTCTACCGCGCCACGGCTCTGGTTCGAAGCTGGATCGATGTGGAGCTGGAGCGGCAGAATACCGTGCTCCTGAACACCATGAACAAGCGCGCGGCCATGCAGCTTCGCCTGCAGCAGACGGTGGAAGGCCTCTCCGTCGCCGCTATCTCCTATTATGTCGTCGGCCTCATCGGTTATCTCACCAAGGCGATCAGCCACGACGTGCTGCCGGTCGATCCCGCCGTGGTCACCGGTATCTCCGTTCCCTTCGCGGTTCTCGGCGTCTGGTGGGTGGTGCGTCGCATCCGCCGCTCCCATGCCGAGGGCGGGCACTGA
- a CDS encoding LysR family transcriptional regulator has translation MTNLGDLEVFASVAASSSMSLAAKELGYSPAVISKRIKRLEEKLGARLFQRTTRQISLTEAGQGFYERVLAVLEGLEEAEDFVSGRANTVNGTLKVSAPTSFGRMHIAPHLKGFMERHPDLSVNLVLSDEFIDIIEGGFDLAIRIADLNSSSLVARRLAPVRRVLCASADYVAAHGMPATIEDLKRHRCLPAHNNDVWRLEGPGGAMSIRPEGMLITNSSEVIREAVISGLGIALRSTWDIGHELRSGKLVQVLPGYEGSRNVTLSAVYPSRQFLPAKVRLFIDYLAGLYGPSPYWEQG, from the coding sequence ATGACGAATCTGGGCGATCTGGAAGTCTTCGCAAGCGTTGCCGCCTCCAGCAGCATGTCGCTCGCCGCCAAAGAGCTTGGTTATTCGCCCGCCGTGATTTCCAAGCGCATCAAGCGGCTGGAAGAAAAGCTCGGCGCGCGGCTGTTCCAGCGCACCACACGGCAGATTTCCCTGACCGAAGCGGGGCAGGGCTTTTACGAGCGTGTGCTGGCCGTGCTGGAGGGACTTGAAGAGGCCGAGGATTTCGTGTCCGGCCGCGCCAATACGGTCAACGGCACGCTGAAGGTTTCCGCGCCGACCTCCTTCGGGCGCATGCATATCGCGCCGCATCTGAAGGGTTTCATGGAGCGGCATCCTGATCTCTCGGTTAATCTCGTGCTGAGCGACGAGTTCATCGACATCATCGAGGGTGGTTTTGATCTGGCGATCCGCATCGCCGATCTCAATTCCTCCAGCCTCGTCGCCCGCAGGCTGGCACCGGTGCGTCGCGTGCTCTGCGCTTCAGCGGATTATGTGGCCGCGCACGGGATGCCGGCGACAATCGAGGATCTGAAAAGGCACCGCTGCCTGCCGGCCCACAATAACGATGTCTGGCGGCTGGAAGGACCGGGCGGCGCGATGAGCATTCGCCCGGAGGGGATGCTCATCACCAATTCCAGCGAGGTGATCCGCGAGGCGGTGATATCAGGGCTTGGCATTGCGCTGCGCTCCACCTGGGATATCGGCCATGAATTGCGCAGCGGCAAGCTGGTGCAGGTTCTGCCGGGTTATGAGGGATCGCGAAACGTCACGCTCTCGGCGGTTTATCCGAGCCGGCAGTTCCTGCCTGCGAAAGTGCGGCTGTTCATCGATTATCTGGCCGGGCTTTATGGGCCTTCACCCTATTGGGAGCAGGGCTGA